In one Nocardia tengchongensis genomic region, the following are encoded:
- a CDS encoding TerC/Alx family metal homeostasis membrane protein: MSPTPTVLAATPVIDSIGTPWLWGGTIAAVLALLVLDFALTRRPHEVSMREAIGWTVFYIALPVAFGVFLWFNNGGTPAVEFFTGYLLEKSLSVDNLFIFMLLLSAFAVPAALAQRVLLYGIAGALVLRGIFIALGAAALATLDWAFLLFGLILLVTALKLLADAAGGHEQELDVNHMKSVQLLRRIWLVTDDYRGTKMVVKEADPDQPGKLRRVLTPLALVVAAVMATDIVFAVDSVPAVYGVTGDPFLVFATNAFALLGLRALYFVLHAALSRLVHLAYGLAAILAFIGVKLVLHWAHGIWNGVPTIPTAASLVVIVVVLATVTLTSIYATRSDEEKETVADPK; the protein is encoded by the coding sequence ATGAGTCCTACCCCTACCGTTCTCGCCGCTACCCCCGTCATCGACAGCATCGGAACCCCCTGGTTGTGGGGCGGCACCATCGCCGCGGTGCTGGCGCTGCTGGTGCTCGATTTCGCGCTCACCCGCCGCCCGCACGAAGTGTCCATGCGCGAGGCCATCGGCTGGACCGTCTTCTACATCGCCCTGCCGGTGGCTTTCGGCGTGTTCCTGTGGTTCAACAACGGCGGTACGCCGGCGGTGGAGTTCTTCACCGGCTATCTGCTGGAGAAGTCGCTGTCGGTGGACAACCTGTTCATCTTCATGCTGCTGCTGTCGGCCTTCGCGGTCCCGGCGGCGCTGGCGCAACGCGTGCTGCTGTACGGCATCGCGGGCGCGCTGGTGTTGCGCGGCATCTTCATCGCCCTCGGCGCGGCCGCCCTGGCCACCCTGGACTGGGCGTTCCTGCTGTTCGGCCTGATCCTGCTGGTCACCGCGCTGAAGCTGCTGGCCGACGCGGCCGGCGGCCACGAGCAGGAACTGGACGTCAACCACATGAAGTCGGTGCAGCTGCTGCGCCGCATCTGGCTGGTCACCGACGACTACCGCGGCACCAAGATGGTGGTGAAGGAAGCCGACCCGGACCAGCCCGGCAAGCTGCGCCGCGTCCTGACCCCGCTCGCCCTGGTGGTGGCCGCGGTCATGGCCACCGACATCGTCTTCGCCGTCGACTCGGTCCCGGCGGTCTACGGCGTCACCGGCGACCCGTTCCTGGTCTTCGCCACCAACGCCTTCGCGCTACTGGGCCTGCGCGCCCTGTACTTCGTCCTGCACGCCGCCCTGTCCCGCCTGGTCCACCTGGCCTACGGCTTGGCCGCCATCCTCGCCTTCATCGGCGTGAAGCTGGTTCTGCACTGGGCCCACGGCATCTGGAACGGCGTCCCGACCATCCCCACCGCCGCCTCCCTGGTGGTGATCGTGGTGGTCCTGGCGACCGTCACCCTCACCAGCATCTACGCCACCCGCAGCGACGAGGAGAAGGAAACCGTAGCCGACCCGAAGTGA
- a CDS encoding nitroreductase/quinone reductase family protein: MANLFGNVLKAHQWIYENSHGALGHKLLFGNPTLLLRSMGRKTGQERTNALTYARDGRNYLVTASNGGSPRPPGWLANVKSHPQCEIQIGTQRIPVTATATYPQNPEYARRFQLVDKVNKGRYTQYQTMTSRPIAVVVLTPR; this comes from the coding sequence ATGGCGAATCTGTTCGGGAACGTGCTGAAAGCGCACCAGTGGATCTACGAGAACAGTCACGGCGCGCTCGGGCACAAGTTGTTGTTCGGGAATCCGACGCTGCTGCTGCGGTCGATGGGGCGGAAGACCGGTCAGGAGCGCACGAACGCGCTGACCTATGCGCGGGACGGCCGGAATTATCTGGTGACCGCGTCCAATGGCGGGTCGCCGCGGCCGCCGGGATGGCTGGCGAATGTGAAGTCCCACCCGCAGTGCGAGATCCAGATCGGGACCCAGCGGATTCCGGTCACCGCTACCGCCACCTATCCGCAGAATCCGGAGTACGCGCGCCGGTTCCAGCTGGTCGACAAGGTGAACAAGGGCCGGTACACGCAGTATCAGACGATGACGTCGCGGCCGATCGCGGTGGTGGTCCTCACACCGCGCTGA
- a CDS encoding DUF4234 domain-containing protein: protein MTTALATPIKPRNPVLVWLVWPLLTLGIYFLVWYYKIHKEMAELRRDPEAPVAGPLLVMLLLSWTGIAALISFWRTGTRISQSQESAGLTPTCNPLYGFLLNFVFGLGILYYQLELNKIPDRLAV from the coding sequence ATGACCACCGCCCTCGCCACACCGATCAAACCGCGCAACCCCGTGCTGGTGTGGCTGGTCTGGCCCCTGCTCACCCTCGGCATCTACTTCCTGGTCTGGTACTACAAGATCCACAAGGAAATGGCCGAACTCCGCCGCGACCCCGAAGCCCCCGTCGCCGGCCCCCTCCTGGTCATGCTCCTCCTCTCCTGGACCGGCATAGCCGCCCTGATCAGCTTCTGGCGCACCGGCACCCGCATCAGCCAGTCCCAGGAATCCGCAGGCCTCACCCCCACCTGCAACCCCCTCTACGGCTTCCTCCTCAACTTCGTCTTCGGCCTCGGCATCCTCTACTACCAGCTCGAACTCAACAAGATCCCCGACCGCCTCGCTGTCTGA